The genomic region GTCGTGGGCCTTGCAGTTGACGTCGAGGGCCGAACTCTTCGGGTCGTCGCCGAACCGCACGGTGCCGGCCTGGTGCGCGGTGGCGCCGATCGGCATTCCCTTGTGCAGGTAGATGCTGTGCGACAGCAGATGGTGCTCGTGCATGCCCAGGTGCCCGAGCATGCCCCGCAGCTTGTGCTGGAGGCGCTTCAGCCCGGCCACGTTGTTCTTCTCGTCGAGCGCCAGGTGGATGGCGTCGTCCTTGTCGAGGGTGACCCGGCTCTCGGCCAGCGGAAGGTCCTCTCCGCACAGCCAGAAGTCGACGGCATGGTGCGCCAGTACCTCGAAGGGCATGTCGGGCGTGACGGCACCGGCCCAGCGCGGCGCCTCGCCGTGGATCTGGTCGGCGTCCGACTTGCCGAGCATCTGGATGCCGCCGAGCGGATACTCCCAGTCGTCCGCGCCCAGGTACCAGTCGTTCAGCGCCAGGGTCTTCTGGAATCTGGTGGGGTTCGGTTCCTTCGAGACCGCCATGAGCGCGAGGTTGTTGTGCCGCATGTAGTGGCGTCCCACCACGTCCGAGCTGTTGGCCAGGCCGCCGGGATGCTTGTCGCCCGCTGAACGGAGCAGCAGGACGGCGGAGTTGACCGCGCCGGCGGCGACCACCACGATGTCGGCGCTGAATCCCTCGGTCACTCCGTTCTCGAGGCCGGCGACGACTCTGGTGACGGTGCGTCCGGTGGGGTCGGTCTCCAGGCGCCGCACATCGGCGTTGGTCACCATCGTGACGTTGTCGTTTTCGAGCGCCGGGTCGACGCAGATCACCTGTGCGTCGGACTTCGCGCCCACCAGGCAGGGGAAGCCGTCGACCCGGTCGCAGCGGATGCAGACGCTGTCATGGGTGGCCCGGCCGTTCTCGTCCTGGGTGAGGTTCACGCCGATGGGCAGGTGGAAGGGGTGCAGGCCGGCCTTGCCGAGGTCGTCGCTGAGCTGCTGGATGCGCGCCTCGTGCTCGACCGGCGGGTAGGCGTACTGCGCGCTGGTCGGCCCTCCGGTGGGGTCCTCGCCGTGCCGGCCGTGCACCAGGTAGAGGTGCTCGGCCTGGGTGTAGTACGGCTCCAGGTCCTCGTAACGGATCGGCCAGGCAGGCGAGATGCCGTCGTGGTGGCGCAGTTCGCCGAAGTCCTCGGGCCGGAGCCGGAAGAGCGCGGCTCCGTAGAACTTGGTGTTGCCCCCGACGTAGTAATTGACCTCTGGGGGGAACTGGTTGCCGTGCTTGTCGTACCAGAACTCGGGGGCACGGTACTTGCCCTTGACGAAGACGGCGGTGGAGTCCCAGTTGTCCCGCTCCCGCGGAAGGTAGTCGCCGCGCTCCAGGATCAGGACCCGCTTGCCGGTGGGGGCCAGCCGGTGCGCGAGCGTACCGCCGCCCGCTCCCGAACCGATGATGATGACGTCGTAGTGCTGATCGTCGGCCATGAGAGGGTCCCGTTTCTAGGAGTCATACGTTCGGGACATTTGGCATCAAATTCCAAACTATCGGGTGAGTCGGGTAGTGGCGACCCGACGGAGTCGAACAGGTGCGCGCTTATTTCCTTGCCCGGACGGCGCGCACCGCCTGGTCGACGATGGTCTGTGGGTCGGCCACCGCGGCGACGGTCAGACCGTGCTCGTCCGGCCGCAGCGGTTCGAGGGCGGCGTACTGGGAGTCCACCAGCCGGGCGGGCATGAAATGGCCCACGCGGCCGGCGACCCGTCGGTCGGCGGCCCCTCGGTCGAGCGCCAGACAGAGGAACCACACGCCTGCGCCCGCTCTACGGAACAGATCCCGGTACGTGTGCTTGAGGGCCGAGCACGCCACCACCCCGCCCTGACCGGCGTCGGTCACCTCCCGGATCCATTCGGCGATGGACAGCAGCCAGGGCCGGCGATCCTCGTCGTCGAGTGGGCGGCCGGCGGCCATCTTGGCGCGGTTCGCGGCCGGGTGGACGTCGTCCGCCTCCAGGAAGGGCACCATGAGCCGCCGCGCGAGCAGAAGCCCCACGGTGGACTTGCCCGATCCCGAGACACCCATGACCACCACGACCGTGGGCGCCGGAGTCACAGGACGGCGATCGGGTTGACCGGCGAGCCGGTGGCGTCCGGCAGCCTCAGCGGGGCGATCACGCAGAGGAACGACCAGCGCCCCGCCGCCTCGCAGACCGGTGCCAGGTCCTCGAACTGCAGGTAGTCCAGCAGGTGAAGGCCCATGGCGTGGATCGCCAGGACGTGCACGGGGAAGTCGACGCCCTCGGTGGAACTCGGGGCGGTGTCGTTGTTCCCGTCACCGCCGAGCACGGCGACCCGCCGGTCCGCGAGAAACTCCAGTGCGGACGGGTGGAGCCCCGCGCGCGCGTCCGCCGCGTGCCAGGCCCCCAGTTCGGCGCGGCGTCGGCGGTGGCCGACCCGGACGAACAGGAGGTCGCCCTCGCTCACGCGGACACGCTGGGCCGTCTCGGCCGCGGTGAGGTCGTCGGCGGTCACGTGATCACCCGGTTCGAGCCAGGGCACACCACGCAGCCGGGGGATGTCCAGCAGCACGCCGCGTCCGACGATCCCGTCGCGCGCCGCCTCGACGGAGAGTGCCGTGGCCGCGTCCGCCGTGACGGTGCTCGCGGACACGCCGCCGTGCAGTGTGCCGTCGTAGATCACGTGGCAGAGGGCGTCGAGGTGGCTGTCGGCGTCGCCGTGCACGTTCATCGCGAAGCTGTCCCTCGCGAAGTGGAGCCCGCCCGGGGGGTCTTCGTCCGGCTGTCCGCTCATCCAGTGCTTCGCGGGCTCCGGATTGTCCGGGCCGGGCAGTGTTTCCACCGGCGCGGCGAGCGTCACCGTCCGGCCGGTCCGCACCTCGCGGGCGGCGGCCACCACCCGGGCGGGAGTGAGCGCGTCCAGAGCGCCCCGGTCCCCCGAGGCCCAGGCGGTACGCGAGCGCAGGTGCCGGTACAGCACGGCGAACTCGTCCTCGGTCAGCCGAGGCGGTCCTGCCGGACGGGCATGGGTGACCATGGGTCAGCGCCCTTGCTCCGCGTCGAGCGCACTGTCGAGGGTGATGGCCGCCATGATGAGCGAGAGATGGGTGAACGCCTGGGGGAAGTTGCCCAGTTGCTCCCCGCTCGGACCGATCTCCTCGGCGAAGAGCCCGACGTGGTTGGCGTGGGTCTGCATCTTCTCGAAGGTGTAGCGGGCCTGCGGCAGCCGCCCCGCCCGGGCCAGCGCGTCGACGTAGAGGAAGGTGCACAGACTGAAGGTGCCCTCCGAGCCGCGCAGCCCGTCCGGTGATGCGGCAGGGTCGTAGCGGTAGACGAGGCTGTCGGAGACGAGCTTGCGGTCCATCGCGTCGAGGGTGGCGAGCCAGGCAGGGTCCCTCGGGGCGATGAACCGGACCCTCGGCATGAGCAGCAGGGAGGCGTCCAGGACGTCGCCGCCGTAGTGCTGGACGAAGGCGCCCTCCTGCTCGCTCCAGCCGCGTTCCATGACCTGCTCGAAAATGGCGTCCCTGGCGCTGCGCCACTTCTCCATGTCGGCGGGCCTGCGGAAGTGCTCGGCCAGGCTCAGCCCGTGGTCGAAGGCGACCCAGCACATCACGCGGCTGTAGGTGAAGTCCTGGCGGCCGCCGCGGGTCTCCCAGATGCCCTCGTCCGGCCGGTCCCAGTGCTCGGCGAGCCAGTCCAACGTCTCGGCCACCGCCTTCCATCCCCGGTACGTGGTCTGTTGCGCGATCCCGAGGCCCTGGGACACCGCGTAGAGGGCCTCCCCGTAGATGTCGAGCTGGAGCTGGTCGGCGGCGCCGTTGCCGATGCGGACGGGGGAGGAGCCGCGATAACCCTCGAAGTGCTCGAGCGTCTCCTCCGGCAGGTCGGGATTGCCGTCGATCCGGTACATCGTCTGGAGCGGCTCATCCTCCTTGCCCTCGCGCTCGTACAGCCGGTCGACGATCCAGTGGACGAAGGCGGTGGCCTCCTCGACGAAGCCGAGGTCCAGCATGGCCCGCACGGACAGCGCGCCGTCGCGCACCCAGGTGAACCGGTAGTCCCAGTTGCGCTCTCCACCGACCTGCTCGGGCAGGCCCATGGTGGCCGCCGCGACGAGGGCGCCGGTGGGGGCGTAGGTGAGGAGCTTGAGGGTGATGACCGAACGGTGCACCAGCTCGGGCCAGCGGCCCCGGTAGCGGGACTGGTGCAGCCAGTCCTGCCAGAAGCGGCCGGTGTCCTCGACCTGGGCGGTGATCCCGTCGACCGTGGGGGGTGCGGGCGCCTCGCCGCCGGACGCGCAGACGGTGAACACGGCGCCGCCCGCCTCGCCGGCGCTCAGCGTCACCCTGCCGCGTACGTCCTGGCCGTCCCGCTCCAGGGGGAAGGATGTCTGCAGGTGCGCGTCCATCCCCGGGGACCGGAACAGGCCGGTGTTCTCGCCGAGCTCCAGCTGGTGCTCGGCGCGGCCGTAGTCGAAGCGCGGCCGGCATTCGAGCGTGAAGTCGACGGTCCCCCGCACGCAACGCACGACGCGTATCAGGGTGTGACGGTCGGTGGCGGTGTGGGTCCGGTCCGGAGGCATGCAGTCGACCACCTCGCCCACTCCGTCCGGCGACATGAACCGGGTCACCAGAATGGCCGTGTCGGGGTAGTAGAGCTGCTTGCAGGTCGCCTCGGGGTGCTCGGGGGCCAGCCGCATGTACCCGCCGCCGTCGTGATCGAGGAGGGCGGCGAAAATGCTGGGCGAGTCGAACCGGGGAGCGGCGAACCAGTCCACGACACCCTGCGACGAGACGAGCGCGGCGGTCTGCAGGTCGCCCACCAGGCCATGTTCGGCGATGGGAGGGTAGCGGTCCATGGCTGCTCCGAGTTCTCGGAAAGAGCCCCCTACGTCCACTATCGGCCACTCGGGTGGCCCCTGCGCGTCGGAAGCGGTCCCCGATCGGTCGCTCACCGCACCCGGCTTGCCGACCCCGGCTCATCGGGTGTTACTGGCCGGAGTCGGTCACAGACGGTGCCTCGGTGGGTCCGTCGGACGAGCGATGGAGATGGTGCATGGAGATGATCCACGTCCGGCTGGTGAGCCCTCCTGATCTCACCCCCCGGGCGGTCGCGCTGCTGACCGACGACCGTTATGTCTTCAACCTGGTCGTCCTCGCCGAACTGGCGCACAACCCCGACGGCGACGCGATCGAGTGCGACATCCTGGCGGGCGCCGCCAACGCCGTCCTGCGCGGTCTGCGCGAGCTGGAAGTCGACCGCCGCGGATCCATCGTCATCGAGCCGGTCGAGATGGCCTTCTCCGGCACCGCCGCCGCGGCGGAGCGGCAGCAGCTCGGGGCACTCGCGCACGCGCCGGTCTGGGAGGAGGTGGAAGCACGCATTCGCGCCGAGGGCACCTATCTGCCGAGCTTCTACGTCTACCTGGTCATCGCAGGCGTCATCGGGGCGGTGGGAATCATCACCAACTCCCAGATCCTGATCGTCGCGGCGATGGTCGTAGGACCGGAGTACGGAGCCATCACCAGCGTCGCGCTGGGCATCGACCGCGGCAACGGCACCAGGATCCGGCAGGGCCTGTTCGCCCTGACCGTGGGATTCCTGCTGGCCGTCCTGGTGACCTTCCTGTTCTCGTGGGCGATCCGGGGTCTCGACTTTCAACCCAAGGCATTCGACCTGGGCTTCAGGCCGGTCGCCACGCTGATCGACGCCCCCAGCTTCTTCTCCGTCGTCGTCGCGGTGCTGGCCGGCATCGTCGGGATCATGTCCCTGACCCAGGCCAGGACGAGCGCGCTGCTCGGCGTCTTCATCTCCGTCACCACCATCCCGGCCGCCGCCGACATCGGCGTCTCCTGCGCGTTCTCCAGCTGGAGCGAGGCGCGCGGATCCCTGATCCAGCTCCTGCTCAACATCGTGCTGCTGATCGTGGTGGGCGTGCTGATGCTCAGATTCCAACGGGCTGTCTGGCGGCGTATCGGCCTGCGCAGCGGGCGCACGGGCAGCGGGTGACGCCGTCGCCCCCGCCCTCATCGTCCTGCTGCCGGTCGGCTTCGCCGCCGGCGCGCTGATCGACGACGTAGACCCCGAGCGGACGCTGGGGGCAGCGTTCTCACCGCTGGTGTCGCTGGCCGTCGCCGTGATCCTCTGCTGTGGGTCCTGCGGGATGTGCTGAACGTGACCGGTCCCAAGTACGGCTGTGGCGTCGGCGTCTGCCGTGCCTGTACGAGCCACCTCGACGGCGGGGAGATCCAGCCCTGTCGTGCCGGTCGCGGACTGCGCGGACCGCGAGGTCACCACGATCGAGGGCCTGGCCGACGGCGACAGGCTGCACCCCGTGCAACAGGCGTGGATCGACCGTGATGTCGCCCAGTGCGGCTTCTGCCAGCCGGGCCAGATCATGGCCGCGGCGGCCCTGCTGAAGAAGACGTCCCATCCGACCGACGCCGACATCGACCGCATCGAGAACGTCTGCCGCTGCGGTACGTACTCCCGGATCCGCGAAGCGATCAAGAAGGCCGCGGCGAACGACTGACGGCCACCGCCGTGGCCTCGGCGGCAAACGGGTGGCTGTCTCACCGGCCGGAGCAGGCGGGCCGGAGCAGGCGCGTGGCATGCGCCTGCCCCGGCCCCCGGTCACACAGTGGATGTCATGAGCCGGATCCTCCCGTCCTGCAGTGCAGCGTTGCCGCTCCCCAGTCCGCGTGGTCGTGTGCGTTTCCGTCGCCGCCGTCGGTGACCCGCAGTGTGAGACGCTCCGCGCCGGCGACCGGGGCCCGGACGGACACGGCCGCGTCCTTGCCGGTGAGGACCTCGCTGCCGTAGACCTTCTTTCCGTCGGCGAGGACCTCGAAGGCGGTGCTTCCGCCGTCGCCCACCTCGTCGTCCAGGCCGATCTCCGCGGTGAAGGCCGAGCACGCCCCGCCGAGGTACACCGTCACGACCGAGTCGGCATGCACGCCGATCCCCTTGTCGTAGGACGTGCCGCCGATGGTGAGGGGTTTGCCGTCACCGGGGGCGGACTCGCCGTTACTCGTGTCCTTCTCCACCGGGCCCCAGCCGTTGTCCGCCGTGATGAAGTCCAGGTCGGACACGGGTGCGTCCCCGCGCGGCGGGGGCGGTGTGCCCTCGACGACGACCGTCGCCTCGTGGCGCACCCGCGCGCCGCCGGTGGAGGCCGCGGAGACCGCGGCCACGGTCGGTCGCCGGCCGTCCGGGGCGTCGTCTCCACGGGTGATCACGACGTCGACGGACGCGGACTCGCCCGCCGCCAGATCACCGATGTCCGGGGAGGCGCCCGGGTCGACGCTCCAGCCGGCCGGCGCGTCGAAGGCCGCTGAGACATCGGTCAGCGGCCTGTCACAGGGGTTGGTGACGGTCAGCTTGCCCGGGGTGGACTCGCCCGCCGGCAGGCCGGTGTCCTCCGCGGTCAGCTTCGCGCTCGGGGTGCACACGACGGGACCCCGGGGAGTGCCGCCGCGCGCCTCGTCGCCGGTGAGCGGACGCAGCCGCAGCGTGTACGCGTACTCCTGGTCGGGCCGCACCTGGTACTCGGGCAGCACGGTGTGGAAGGTCTCGCTGACTCCACTGACCGCGTGGTCCAGGTGCAGGGTGTTGCCCTGGGGGTCGCGCTTCAGGGCGAACGGGTAGGCGGCGCGGTCGAGATCCTCGTACGGCGTGACACCTGCGGAGAAGGTCTGAGAGGTTCCGGAGACCAGAAGCCCGCTCCGGCCGTCGGAGAGGGACGCCCAGCGGACGTCCTCGTGGTTTCCGTAGTCCTGTGGCCGGGTGTATTCGGAGAACTGCTCGTCGGCGTCGGTCGAGTACACGCCGACGGGTGAGCCGTCCTCGCGGTCGTTGTAGTTCTCCTGGGGGCCGCGGCCGTACCAGGTGAACTCGTCGTAGCGGTCGGGGAGTTGCAGTGTCAGGCCGATGCGCGGCAGGTACGGCACCTTACGCGCCGCGCCATGCGCCTCGGCCCGGTGGTCGATGCGCACCTCACCGGTTCCGGTCACGGTGTACCGGATGGTCTGGGTGAAGGAGGAGTCCTTGACTCCCGGGGCGGCGACGGTGCTGGGCACGGTCACCGTGACCGACCCGTCCCGTTCGGCCACCTCCACCTTCCCTGGATCGGTCCGCAGCCGGTCGAGGCCCGCCGCGCGCCATGGCCCGTCCTCGGAGCTGATCTCGTTGCTGACCGGAGCCCGCCAGGCGTCCAACTCGGGACCACCGCTGAGCAGTTCGCGCCCGCCCGCCTTCATGGAGGTCAGCTCGCCGCTCTTGCGGTCGAAGGCGTACGTGAAGCCCCTGCCGGACACGGTGATCCGGTCCGGCGTCTCGGTGGCCGTCACCTTGCCGGGCGATCGGGCGGGCAGTACTCCGGCGAGTTGCCGGCCGCCGATGCCGAACTGCTCGACGGCGACGGTGTGCCCGGCCCTGGCCCACGCCGTGTCCTTCACCTGCACGGCTTCGACGGTCAGTTGCCGGTCGGCGTCCTTCGGGTTGGCCGGGGGCGTGGTCAGGCGGATGTCCGTCCGTTCGCCGGGCGTGAGGGAGAGCGGGCGCGTCCCCCGGTCGATCACCCGGGCGCCCTCGGTGATCTCCCACCGCAGCCGCAGATCGCGGGTGCCGGTGAAGGAGCGCTCGTTGAGCACCGTGACCTTGCCGTCCGTCGCGTCCGCGTCGGTGATCCGGATGGGTGCGTGCACCGCCGCCATGGCCCGTGCCTCGGGCTGCACCGTGCGGTCGCTGGAGACCACACCGTCGACGCCGCCGGTGCCGGAGCCGTAGGAGTCGTACTCGCCCTTCTTGGTGAGCCGGTCGAAGTCCAGGGCCAGGAC from Streptomyces sp. NBC_00878 harbors:
- a CDS encoding DUF389 domain-containing protein encodes the protein MEMIHVRLVSPPDLTPRAVALLTDDRYVFNLVVLAELAHNPDGDAIECDILAGAANAVLRGLRELEVDRRGSIVIEPVEMAFSGTAAAAERQQLGALAHAPVWEEVEARIRAEGTYLPSFYVYLVIAGVIGAVGIITNSQILIVAAMVVGPEYGAITSVALGIDRGNGTRIRQGLFALTVGFLLAVLVTFLFSWAIRGLDFQPKAFDLGFRPVATLIDAPSFFSVVVAVLAGIVGIMSLTQARTSALLGVFISVTTIPAAADIGVSCAFSSWSEARGSLIQLLLNIVLLIVVGVLMLRFQRAVWRRIGLRSGRTGSG
- a CDS encoding GMC oxidoreductase, whose product is MADDQHYDVIIIGSGAGGGTLAHRLAPTGKRVLILERGDYLPRERDNWDSTAVFVKGKYRAPEFWYDKHGNQFPPEVNYYVGGNTKFYGAALFRLRPEDFGELRHHDGISPAWPIRYEDLEPYYTQAEHLYLVHGRHGEDPTGGPTSAQYAYPPVEHEARIQQLSDDLGKAGLHPFHLPIGVNLTQDENGRATHDSVCIRCDRVDGFPCLVGAKSDAQVICVDPALENDNVTMVTNADVRRLETDPTGRTVTRVVAGLENGVTEGFSADIVVVAAGAVNSAVLLLRSAGDKHPGGLANSSDVVGRHYMRHNNLALMAVSKEPNPTRFQKTLALNDWYLGADDWEYPLGGIQMLGKSDADQIHGEAPRWAGAVTPDMPFEVLAHHAVDFWLCGEDLPLAESRVTLDKDDAIHLALDEKNNVAGLKRLQHKLRGMLGHLGMHEHHLLSHSIYLHKGMPIGATAHQAGTVRFGDDPKSSALDVNCKAHDLDNLYVVDTSFFPSIGAVNPSLTAIANALRVGDHIAARLS
- a CDS encoding glycoside hydrolase family 15 protein is translated as MDRYPPIAEHGLVGDLQTAALVSSQGVVDWFAAPRFDSPSIFAALLDHDGGGYMRLAPEHPEATCKQLYYPDTAILVTRFMSPDGVGEVVDCMPPDRTHTATDRHTLIRVVRCVRGTVDFTLECRPRFDYGRAEHQLELGENTGLFRSPGMDAHLQTSFPLERDGQDVRGRVTLSAGEAGGAVFTVCASGGEAPAPPTVDGITAQVEDTGRFWQDWLHQSRYRGRWPELVHRSVITLKLLTYAPTGALVAAATMGLPEQVGGERNWDYRFTWVRDGALSVRAMLDLGFVEEATAFVHWIVDRLYEREGKEDEPLQTMYRIDGNPDLPEETLEHFEGYRGSSPVRIGNGAADQLQLDIYGEALYAVSQGLGIAQQTTYRGWKAVAETLDWLAEHWDRPDEGIWETRGGRQDFTYSRVMCWVAFDHGLSLAEHFRRPADMEKWRSARDAIFEQVMERGWSEQEGAFVQHYGGDVLDASLLLMPRVRFIAPRDPAWLATLDAMDRKLVSDSLVYRYDPAASPDGLRGSEGTFSLCTFLYVDALARAGRLPQARYTFEKMQTHANHVGLFAEEIGPSGEQLGNFPQAFTHLSLIMAAITLDSALDAEQGR
- a CDS encoding gluconokinase, which gives rise to MTPAPTVVVVMGVSGSGKSTVGLLLARRLMVPFLEADDVHPAANRAKMAAGRPLDDEDRRPWLLSIAEWIREVTDAGQGGVVACSALKHTYRDLFRRAGAGVWFLCLALDRGAADRRVAGRVGHFMPARLVDSQYAALEPLRPDEHGLTVAAVADPQTIVDQAVRAVRARK
- a CDS encoding cyclase family protein is translated as MVTHARPAGPPRLTEDEFAVLYRHLRSRTAWASGDRGALDALTPARVVAAAREVRTGRTVTLAAPVETLPGPDNPEPAKHWMSGQPDEDPPGGLHFARDSFAMNVHGDADSHLDALCHVIYDGTLHGGVSASTVTADAATALSVEAARDGIVGRGVLLDIPRLRGVPWLEPGDHVTADDLTAAETAQRVRVSEGDLLFVRVGHRRRRAELGAWHAADARAGLHPSALEFLADRRVAVLGGDGNNDTAPSSTEGVDFPVHVLAIHAMGLHLLDYLQFEDLAPVCEAAGRWSFLCVIAPLRLPDATGSPVNPIAVL